One stretch of Serinicoccus hydrothermalis DNA includes these proteins:
- a CDS encoding FtsK/SpoIIIE domain-containing protein gives MRVIVTRPVHDRVEHLVVTAPDDATLGDLRRHLDPAVSGGSPGAGSDAQPLQHGAAIGSRSSDRHTAPAGVPRLVVATGPDAGGTAALPPGRWVTLGRDPRCDLTVADPGLSRRHLRVRQERDGVRVEDLGSTNGVGWEGGEPPCAGTWPVGDRLLLGVSGVVLVPRPPAPVRQAPSAGLREIVPWPRSVSAPVEVELTTPPVPARRRVRPPSAWTWTLPLVVALAVALLLRMPWLLLFGLLGPAMVLGHFLGDRRSARIEHEEALVEHARARRDNELVARHALAEELVQLRERHPGLVGVTTALVPHPSTSLWACSAEELEVCLGEHRCPSRVHLEGEALWHDAAPLPLVLLGPLVICGERSLRDAFARSLVLQLATRHPPTQWSLLVEPGRAPGEAWDLLGWLPHTDTSGADPVGRALRWGEDVVLVDDVTQAPPGATRVLLTSGTRAVLQVPGRPEVVFVPTTLGLTRARALASTLAPLRARDAADADPDAPALPTGSPPLGELVGWPQDAQEALAAWALPGLAVPLGHDFAGQAVTVDLVRDGPHALVAGTTGAGKSELLRSLVVALALRNSPADLALLLVDFKGGSSLGDCASLPHVTGMVTDLDPHLAGRVLASLRAELTRREGVVAAAGAKDAAQVPGLPRLVVVIDEFRVLAEEVPEVMSGLIRLAAVGRSLGVHLVLATQRPAGVVGPDLRANVNLRIALRLRDSSDSHDVIETGQAALLPEGRPGLALWRTGAEPPHAVQVARVGPPRRRSLAGWDVQALPDIWSARRVLDQAGQPEAQEDDLGALACTLRAAAQREDLRPPVVWHPPLPDRIESLPGEPGAWALADLPAEQARSPLTWGVDQHLGLVGAARSGRTTALRSVLSRTSGAWVVVLDLGRGLEASEAGTHPGLVAWVQPDDLAHGIQVLDRLDELVRSRQAAGRGEPRAPVVLVLDGWDRFVDLYEPVERGRALEVALRVLREGPAVGVVALLSGDRSLLLGRVAPVLPTTWALRLNDPTDLLLTGLRPHQVPSSQPPGRLVGVRDGTEAHVVLPAMGAGLERPDGPPPLVCRPLPRRWSAPVGSGHWAVGGDEAAPVPQPAGSMLVVGQPGSGRTHTLDRLQGGRPAVVVDLASPPEAEQLRAACAELGTGGLLVVDDAHLLVGTPAEDVLVELATAYRMELLVAADTEAATSAFRGILALVTRSRSGVVLQPRSPGDGAVLGASLPVGDLQLPGRGVLVHRGRCTRVQVAAPER, from the coding sequence ATGAGAGTCATCGTGACCCGGCCGGTCCACGACCGCGTGGAGCACCTGGTCGTCACCGCACCGGACGACGCCACCCTCGGCGACCTCCGGCGTCACCTCGACCCAGCCGTCTCCGGCGGGAGTCCTGGGGCCGGGTCGGACGCCCAGCCGCTGCAGCACGGGGCCGCCATCGGCAGCCGCTCCTCGGACAGGCATACCGCTCCGGCGGGGGTGCCACGGCTCGTCGTGGCCACCGGCCCGGACGCCGGGGGCACCGCCGCGCTGCCGCCAGGACGGTGGGTCACGCTCGGCCGGGACCCACGGTGCGACCTGACCGTCGCCGATCCCGGGCTGTCGCGCCGGCACCTGCGGGTGCGCCAGGAGCGCGACGGCGTGAGGGTCGAGGACCTCGGGTCGACCAACGGGGTGGGCTGGGAGGGCGGAGAGCCGCCGTGCGCCGGCACCTGGCCGGTCGGTGACCGGTTGCTCCTCGGGGTGTCCGGGGTCGTGCTCGTGCCGCGCCCGCCGGCACCGGTCCGTCAGGCCCCCTCCGCAGGCCTGCGCGAGATCGTGCCCTGGCCGCGCTCGGTCTCCGCCCCGGTGGAGGTCGAGCTCACCACGCCACCCGTGCCCGCGCGGCGCCGGGTCCGTCCGCCCAGCGCCTGGACCTGGACCCTTCCCCTGGTCGTCGCGCTCGCCGTCGCCCTGCTCCTGCGTATGCCCTGGCTCCTGCTCTTCGGGCTGCTGGGGCCGGCGATGGTCCTGGGTCACTTCCTGGGCGACCGCCGGTCCGCCCGGATCGAGCACGAGGAGGCGCTGGTCGAGCACGCCCGGGCGCGACGGGACAACGAGCTGGTCGCGAGGCATGCCCTCGCCGAGGAGCTGGTGCAGCTGCGCGAGCGCCACCCCGGGCTGGTCGGGGTCACCACCGCGCTGGTCCCCCATCCCTCCACCTCGCTCTGGGCGTGCTCGGCCGAGGAGCTCGAGGTATGCCTGGGCGAGCACCGGTGCCCCTCGCGCGTGCACCTCGAGGGCGAGGCCCTCTGGCACGACGCGGCGCCGCTGCCGCTGGTCCTGCTGGGGCCATTGGTCATCTGTGGGGAGCGCTCCCTCCGGGACGCCTTCGCGCGGTCGCTCGTCCTGCAGCTCGCCACCCGACACCCGCCGACGCAGTGGAGCCTCCTCGTCGAACCCGGGCGCGCGCCTGGAGAGGCATGGGACCTGCTGGGCTGGCTGCCGCACACCGACACGAGTGGCGCGGACCCCGTCGGACGCGCGCTGCGCTGGGGCGAGGACGTGGTCCTGGTCGACGACGTGACCCAGGCCCCACCGGGCGCCACCCGTGTCCTGCTCACCTCCGGCACGCGGGCGGTCCTGCAGGTACCGGGCCGGCCGGAGGTGGTCTTCGTCCCGACCACGCTCGGTCTGACCCGTGCCCGTGCCCTCGCCTCGACGCTGGCACCGCTGCGGGCGCGCGACGCCGCGGACGCCGACCCCGACGCGCCGGCCCTGCCCACCGGGTCACCGCCCCTCGGGGAGCTGGTCGGCTGGCCCCAGGACGCCCAGGAGGCGCTCGCCGCGTGGGCCCTGCCAGGGCTGGCGGTGCCGCTCGGCCATGACTTCGCTGGGCAGGCCGTGACGGTCGACCTGGTCCGCGACGGGCCGCACGCGCTGGTCGCCGGCACGACCGGCGCGGGCAAGTCCGAGCTGCTCAGGTCGCTCGTCGTCGCCCTCGCGCTGCGGAACTCACCCGCAGACCTGGCGCTGCTGCTCGTCGACTTCAAGGGCGGGTCCTCCCTCGGCGACTGCGCCTCGCTGCCGCACGTCACGGGCATGGTCACCGACCTCGACCCGCACCTGGCGGGCCGGGTGCTCGCCTCGCTCCGGGCCGAGCTGACCCGGCGCGAGGGCGTCGTCGCGGCGGCAGGCGCCAAGGACGCCGCGCAGGTCCCCGGCCTGCCCCGCCTCGTCGTCGTCATCGACGAGTTCCGGGTGCTCGCCGAGGAGGTGCCGGAGGTGATGAGCGGCCTCATTCGCCTGGCCGCGGTCGGCCGGAGCCTCGGGGTCCACCTCGTCCTCGCCACCCAGCGCCCGGCCGGTGTCGTCGGCCCCGACCTGCGGGCCAACGTCAACCTCCGCATCGCCTTGCGGTTGCGCGACTCCTCGGACTCCCACGACGTCATCGAGACCGGGCAGGCCGCCCTGCTCCCCGAGGGACGCCCCGGCTTGGCGCTGTGGCGCACCGGCGCCGAGCCTCCGCACGCGGTCCAGGTCGCCCGCGTCGGTCCACCGCGGCGCCGCTCCCTCGCGGGATGGGACGTGCAGGCGCTCCCCGACATCTGGTCGGCCAGGCGGGTGCTCGACCAGGCCGGCCAGCCGGAGGCCCAGGAGGACGACCTCGGGGCGCTCGCGTGCACGCTCCGCGCGGCGGCGCAGCGGGAGGACCTGCGGCCACCCGTCGTCTGGCACCCGCCGCTGCCGGACCGGATCGAGAGCCTTCCCGGCGAGCCGGGCGCCTGGGCGCTGGCCGACCTGCCGGCGGAGCAGGCCCGCTCCCCGCTGACCTGGGGCGTGGACCAGCACCTGGGCCTCGTCGGCGCGGCCCGCTCCGGGCGCACGACGGCGCTGCGCTCGGTGCTCAGCCGCACGAGTGGCGCGTGGGTCGTCGTGCTCGACCTGGGTCGTGGCTTGGAGGCGTCCGAGGCCGGCACCCACCCTGGGCTGGTGGCGTGGGTGCAGCCGGACGACCTGGCCCACGGCATACAGGTCCTGGACCGGCTGGACGAGCTGGTGCGCAGCCGTCAGGCGGCCGGGCGAGGCGAGCCTCGCGCGCCGGTCGTGCTGGTGCTCGACGGCTGGGACCGCTTCGTCGACCTCTACGAGCCCGTCGAGCGCGGGCGCGCCCTAGAGGTGGCACTTCGCGTCCTGCGCGAGGGACCCGCGGTCGGGGTCGTGGCCCTGCTCAGCGGCGACCGCAGCCTGCTGCTGGGCCGGGTCGCGCCGGTGCTGCCGACCACCTGGGCCCTGCGGCTCAACGACCCGACCGATCTGCTCCTCACCGGCCTGCGCCCGCACCAGGTCCCGTCCTCGCAGCCCCCCGGGCGCCTGGTCGGCGTGCGCGACGGCACCGAGGCACACGTCGTGCTCCCCGCCATGGGCGCCGGGCTCGAGCGCCCTGACGGTCCGCCCCCTCTGGTATGCCGCCCGCTCCCCCGACGCTGGAGCGCCCCGGTGGGCAGCGGGCACTGGGCGGTCGGCGGCGACGAGGCCGCACCGGTGCCGCAGCCTGCGGGGTCGATGCTCGTCGTGGGGCAACCCGGGTCCGGCCGCACGCACACCCTCGACCGACTGCAGGGAGGTCGCCCCGCGGTCGTCGTGGATCTCGCGTCGCCGCCGGAGGCCGAGCAGCTGCGCGCCGCGTGCGCCGAGCTGGGGACCGGTGGCCTGCTCGTGGTCGACGACGCCCACCTGCTGGTCGGCACGCCTGCGGAGGACGTGCTGGTCGAGCTGGCGACGGCATACCGGATGGAGCTGCTCGTGGCGGCGGACACGGAGGCGGCCACGAGCGCCTTCCGCGGCATCCTCGCGCTGGTGACCCGCTCCCGCAGCGGCGTGGTGCTCCAGCCGCGGAGCCCCGGCGACGGCGCCGTGCTGGGCGCGAGCCTCCCGGTCGGCGACCTGCAGCTGCCGGGGCGCGGCGTGCTCGTCCACCGCGGCCGCTGCACCCGGGTCCAGGTCGCTGCACCCGAGAGATGA
- a CDS encoding CpaF family protein: MSATALQLLEDDVRELIRRRRLDPSRDDAAVRDLIGEVLDDYDDRSLVGGLVPLADRKEAHRVLLESVAGFGPLQPYLDDPAVEEIWINEPSKVFVARNGRSELTPTLLSEQQVHDLVERMLRSSGRRVDLSSPFVDASLPDGSRLHVAIPDITRRHWAVNIRKFVVAADELADLVRLGTLTAQAARFLDAAVASGLNILVAGGTQAGKTTMLNCLTAAIPPGERVVTCEEVFELKVNLRDVAAMQCRQPSLEGTGEIPLRRLVKEALRMRPGRIIVGEVRQEESLDLLIALNSGLPGMCTIHANSAREAVTKMCTLPLLAGSNVSSSFVVPTVASSIDIVVHLALEAGGQRQVREIAAIPGRTEGEVIEIADLFVRSGQDLGRADGYPPHRERFARAGFDLGQLLGQPT, from the coding sequence ATGTCGGCGACGGCGTTGCAGCTGCTCGAGGACGACGTCCGCGAGCTCATCCGGCGACGACGCCTGGACCCCTCCCGGGACGACGCAGCGGTCCGCGACCTCATCGGCGAGGTGCTCGACGACTACGACGACCGCTCGCTCGTGGGCGGGCTGGTGCCGCTCGCCGACCGCAAGGAGGCCCACCGCGTCCTGCTGGAGTCCGTGGCCGGTTTCGGGCCGCTGCAGCCCTACCTCGACGACCCGGCGGTCGAGGAGATCTGGATCAACGAGCCGAGCAAAGTTTTTGTTGCTCGCAACGGCCGCTCCGAGCTGACCCCGACGCTGCTGAGCGAGCAGCAGGTCCACGACCTGGTCGAGCGGATGCTGCGCAGCTCGGGCCGGCGCGTCGACCTCAGCAGCCCGTTCGTCGACGCCAGCCTGCCGGACGGCAGCCGCCTGCACGTCGCGATCCCCGACATCACCCGGCGTCACTGGGCGGTCAACATCCGCAAGTTCGTCGTCGCCGCGGACGAGCTCGCCGACCTGGTACGGCTGGGGACGCTCACCGCGCAGGCGGCGCGCTTCCTCGATGCCGCCGTGGCTTCAGGGCTCAACATCCTCGTCGCGGGCGGGACGCAGGCCGGCAAGACGACGATGCTCAACTGCCTGACCGCCGCCATACCCCCGGGGGAGCGGGTGGTCACCTGCGAGGAGGTCTTCGAGCTCAAGGTCAACCTCCGCGACGTGGCGGCCATGCAGTGCCGCCAGCCGAGCCTCGAGGGCACCGGCGAGATCCCGCTGCGCCGCCTGGTCAAGGAGGCGTTGCGGATGCGACCCGGGCGGATCATCGTCGGTGAGGTCCGCCAGGAGGAGAGCCTGGACCTGCTCATCGCGCTCAACAGCGGGCTCCCCGGGATGTGCACGATCCATGCCAACTCGGCCCGCGAGGCGGTGACCAAGATGTGCACCTTGCCCTTGCTCGCCGGCTCCAACGTCAGCAGCAGCTTCGTCGTGCCGACGGTCGCCAGCTCGATCGACATCGTGGTCCACCTCGCCCTGGAGGCCGGCGGTCAGCGACAGGTGCGGGAGATCGCCGCCATCCCGGGACGGACCGAGGGAGAGGTGATCGAGATTGCCGACCTCTTCGTGCGCTCCGGCCAGGACCTCGGGCGTGCCGACGGCTACCCGCCGCACCGGGAGCGCTTCGCCCGGGCGGGATTCGACCTCGGTCAGCTCCTGGGGCAGCCCACATGA
- a CDS encoding type II secretion system F family protein: protein MAGAGWGLVLGLGLASIWWSFWPRAQRVGPRRGRRRLERLQDQIVLAGLRGLGARTLVILCVAASLVVLLLGYAVTRVWTISVCFALMAAWLPLAVVMARARRRRSRLRDVWPDAVDHVQSAVRAGLALPEALVQLADRGPEALRPAFEEFAHDYRATGRFSESLDLLKERLADPVADRLIEALRIARDVGGTDLGRVLRTLSSFLRDDARARAELEARQSWTVNAARLAMAAPWAVLLLLATRGSTLQAYGTPAGALVLAIGAGLSLVAYRVMITVGRLPEEARVLR from the coding sequence ATCGCCGGCGCGGGGTGGGGGCTGGTGCTCGGCCTGGGGCTGGCCAGCATCTGGTGGTCCTTCTGGCCACGGGCGCAGCGGGTCGGACCCCGCCGCGGCAGGCGCCGTCTCGAGCGCCTGCAGGACCAGATCGTGCTGGCCGGCCTGCGCGGACTGGGCGCGCGCACGCTGGTCATCCTGTGCGTGGCGGCCTCGCTCGTCGTGCTGCTGCTCGGGTATGCCGTGACGCGGGTCTGGACGATCAGCGTCTGCTTCGCGCTCATGGCGGCCTGGCTGCCGCTGGCGGTGGTGATGGCCCGCGCCCGCCGGCGCAGGTCGAGGCTGCGCGACGTCTGGCCGGACGCGGTCGACCACGTCCAGTCGGCGGTCCGGGCCGGTCTCGCGCTGCCGGAGGCCCTGGTGCAGCTCGCCGACCGGGGTCCGGAGGCGCTGCGCCCGGCCTTCGAGGAGTTCGCCCACGACTACCGGGCGACCGGCCGGTTCTCGGAGAGCCTGGACCTGCTCAAGGAGCGCCTCGCGGACCCGGTGGCCGACCGGCTCATCGAGGCGTTGCGGATCGCGCGTGACGTCGGAGGCACCGACCTCGGCCGTGTCCTGCGCACCCTGTCCTCGTTCCTGCGCGACGACGCCCGGGCCCGGGCAGAGCTCGAGGCCCGCCAGTCCTGGACCGTCAACGCGGCCCGGCTCGCGATGGCGGCTCCCTGGGCCGTGCTGCTCCTGCTGGCCACGCGGGGGAGCACGCTGCAGGCCTACGGCACCCCGGCCGGTGCCCTGGTGCTGGCCATCGGGGCCGGCCTGTCCCTCGTCGCCTACCGGGTCATGATCACGGTCGGCCGGCTTCCCGAGGAAGCGCGGGTGCTGCGGTGA
- a CDS encoding type II secretion system F family protein: MSPAWWGAVLGLTFGVGLVLMWAGLPLARRVDLADRIEPYLDRPPRRSRLLALDDPRPWEVSDLLAPVTRRAARLLDRALGGTDSVRSRLHRAGLTGDVEGFRVQQVVWGVLAAAAAVLLGTLLWFARGTSPGIVLLLVGSAFLGGVMGRDWMLSRAAARRERQIMAEFPAVAELLALSITAGEGTAQALERVARLSRGELAAELDLCLAQARTGASLPEALQGLGRRTGIAPIVRFVDGLVVALQRGTPLGEVLRAQAADAREAARQQLIEEGGKREITMMIPVVFLILPVTVLFAVFPGVVLLRLSL; the protein is encoded by the coding sequence GTGAGCCCGGCGTGGTGGGGAGCGGTGCTGGGCCTGACGTTCGGCGTGGGCCTCGTCCTCATGTGGGCCGGCCTGCCCCTGGCGCGCCGGGTGGACCTGGCGGACCGCATCGAGCCCTACCTGGACCGCCCGCCGCGACGGTCCCGCCTCCTAGCCCTGGACGACCCGCGTCCGTGGGAGGTGAGCGACCTGCTGGCGCCGGTGACCCGCCGGGCGGCACGTCTGCTCGACCGGGCGCTCGGCGGGACGGACTCGGTGCGCAGCCGGCTGCACCGGGCCGGCCTGACCGGCGACGTCGAGGGTTTCCGGGTCCAGCAGGTGGTCTGGGGCGTGCTGGCGGCCGCGGCCGCCGTGCTGCTCGGGACCCTGCTCTGGTTCGCGCGCGGGACCAGCCCGGGCATCGTCCTGCTGCTGGTCGGCTCCGCCTTCCTCGGCGGTGTCATGGGACGGGACTGGATGCTCAGCCGGGCCGCGGCCCGTCGTGAGCGGCAGATCATGGCCGAGTTCCCCGCCGTCGCCGAGCTGCTCGCCCTGTCGATCACGGCCGGTGAGGGGACGGCCCAGGCGCTGGAGCGGGTCGCCCGTCTCTCCCGGGGCGAGCTGGCCGCCGAGCTCGACCTGTGCCTGGCGCAGGCCCGGACCGGCGCCAGCCTCCCCGAGGCGCTGCAGGGTCTGGGTCGACGCACGGGCATCGCACCGATCGTCCGCTTCGTCGACGGTCTGGTCGTCGCGCTGCAGCGCGGCACGCCGCTGGGCGAGGTCCTGCGCGCGCAGGCCGCCGACGCCCGGGAGGCCGCGCGCCAGCAGCTCATCGAGGAGGGCGGCAAGCGCGAGATCACGATGATGATCCCGGTCGTCTTCCTCATCCTGCCCGTGACGGTGCTCTTCGCCGTCTTCCCCGGCGTGGTTCTCCTGCGCCTCAGCCTCTAG
- a CDS encoding TadE/TadG family type IV pilus assembly protein, whose product MRGAAVDRGAAPAEFAMLAGLVSVLMLAVMQLAFGLHLHNTATAHVVEGARVGARADSTPADGARRAEELMASSLPGGASGVSVTSSRTTVGGIEVVEVSATMRLPIVGPLGPGRQMTVVGQAFAEDQ is encoded by the coding sequence GTGCGCGGCGCCGCGGTCGACCGGGGCGCGGCTCCAGCAGAGTTCGCGATGCTGGCCGGCCTGGTCAGCGTCCTCATGCTCGCGGTGATGCAGCTCGCCTTCGGGCTGCACCTGCACAACACCGCCACCGCCCACGTCGTCGAGGGGGCCCGGGTCGGCGCGCGGGCCGACAGCACCCCGGCGGACGGTGCTCGCCGCGCGGAGGAGCTCATGGCCTCGAGCCTGCCCGGCGGTGCGTCGGGGGTGAGCGTGACATCCTCGCGCACGACGGTCGGTGGGATCGAGGTCGTCGAAGTCAGCGCCACAATGAGGCTGCCCATCGTGGGACCGCTCGGACCCGGGCGGCAGATGACCGTGGTGGGGCAGGCCTTCGCGGAGGACCAGTGA
- a CDS encoding pilus assembly protein TadG-related protein, with the protein MRPLLAQERDGGQISILLAGMVALTLTTIFAVIGVTSVQLSRIQLLDAADAAALDASDALAREQVYEGGLGSGPPVTDATVIDAASAHLASRVQPSRIEEWGLGSGTGTPDGRTAVVTVTGRASIPVVSSVLEAFGGGVTITVTSTARSEVAG; encoded by the coding sequence GTGAGGCCCCTCCTGGCGCAGGAGCGCGACGGTGGACAGATCAGCATCCTGCTCGCCGGCATGGTGGCCCTGACGCTCACCACGATCTTCGCCGTCATCGGGGTGACCTCGGTCCAGCTGAGCCGGATCCAGCTGCTCGACGCGGCGGACGCGGCGGCCCTGGACGCCAGCGACGCGCTGGCGCGCGAGCAGGTCTACGAGGGAGGTCTCGGGTCCGGTCCGCCGGTGACCGACGCCACCGTCATCGATGCCGCCTCGGCCCACCTCGCGAGCCGGGTGCAGCCCTCGCGCATCGAGGAGTGGGGGCTCGGCAGCGGCACCGGCACCCCGGACGGCCGCACGGCGGTCGTCACGGTGACCGGGCGTGCGAGCATCCCGGTGGTCAGCTCGGTGCTCGAGGCCTTCGGCGGCGGCGTCACCATCACGGTCACCTCCACCGCCCGCTCGGAGGTGGCGGGCTGA
- a CDS encoding HAD family hydrolase: MRDITTETFEAVLFDNDGTLTDSRGPVERSWRSWAAEHDVPFERFGNFHGVTSRGIVERVAPHLDADAATADIDRRELEDVEGIVALPGAVEALAAVGDRGAIVTSAGRELAEVRIRAAGLATTAVVVTADDISSGKPDPEPFLTGARLLGADPARCLVVEDATAGLEAGRAAGAATLALRTTTREEALAPGADLVVTSLADVRFERVDGGVRVHLRNG; the protein is encoded by the coding sequence GTGCGCGACATCACGACCGAGACCTTCGAGGCCGTCCTCTTCGACAACGACGGCACGCTGACCGACTCCCGCGGGCCGGTGGAGCGCTCATGGCGCTCCTGGGCGGCCGAGCACGACGTGCCCTTCGAGCGCTTCGGCAACTTCCACGGGGTGACCAGCCGCGGGATCGTCGAGCGGGTGGCGCCGCACCTGGACGCGGACGCCGCGACCGCCGACATCGACCGACGTGAGCTGGAGGACGTCGAGGGCATCGTCGCGCTGCCGGGTGCGGTCGAGGCGCTGGCCGCCGTGGGGGACCGGGGCGCCATCGTCACCTCGGCCGGCCGCGAGCTCGCCGAGGTGCGGATCCGCGCGGCCGGGCTGGCCACCACCGCGGTCGTGGTCACCGCCGACGACATCAGCTCTGGCAAGCCCGACCCGGAGCCCTTCCTCACCGGTGCCCGGCTGCTCGGCGCCGACCCCGCGCGGTGCCTCGTCGTCGAGGACGCCACCGCCGGGCTGGAGGCCGGTCGGGCCGCCGGCGCCGCCACGCTGGCCCTGCGCACGACCACGCGGGAGGAGGCGCTCGCGCCGGGTGCCGACCTCGTGGTGACCTCGCTCGCCGACGTCCGCTTCGAGCGGGTCGACGGGGGAGTGCGGGTGCACCTGCGGAACGGCTGA
- a CDS encoding nitronate monooxygenase, which yields MTIDLPTDLTSADQPRRPRPTIIQGGMGVAVSGWRLAREVSRAGHLGVVSGTAMDAVISRVLQDGDPGGHYRRALAAFPSQDIAERVLDKYFIEGGKAPGTPYKPIPKLTLDTARAGQELGVAGNFAEVWLAREGLEDHPGGGAVGINCLEKIQMANPTAILGAMLAGVDYVLMGAGIPREIPQLLRSLAAGEPGSISADVAGGSLRRTITVDPADLLGDDLPQVAKPDFLAIISVDQLANYLHRDPEIRPDGFVVERPPAGGHSAPPRGKMQLDDAGEPVYGARDEANLAKMAEIGLPFWMAGAYSTPDKVAEALAAGAVGVQVGTLFALSQDSGLADGPRDQLLGRLRSDELSVRNDPRASPTGFPFKVATLEGTASQVEVYEARPRLCDLSYLRQPYEREDGEIGYRCASEPVHMYLKKGGDEADTVGRKCLCNGLMANIGLGQERKDGYAEDTLVTLGQDLAGASALIERHPEGWTAVEALDYLQEQVPAELGLRHTA from the coding sequence GTGACGATCGACCTGCCCACCGACCTGACGAGCGCCGACCAGCCCCGCCGCCCCCGCCCGACGATCATCCAGGGCGGTATGGGTGTGGCCGTCTCCGGCTGGCGCCTCGCCCGCGAGGTCTCCCGGGCCGGCCACCTGGGCGTCGTCTCCGGCACCGCCATGGACGCGGTCATCAGCCGGGTGCTGCAGGACGGCGACCCCGGCGGGCACTACCGGCGGGCGCTCGCGGCCTTCCCGAGCCAGGACATCGCCGAGCGGGTGCTCGACAAGTACTTCATCGAGGGCGGCAAGGCCCCGGGCACGCCCTACAAGCCGATCCCCAAGCTCACCCTCGACACCGCCCGCGCCGGGCAGGAGCTCGGCGTCGCCGGCAACTTCGCCGAGGTGTGGCTCGCCCGCGAGGGCCTCGAGGACCACCCGGGCGGGGGAGCGGTCGGCATCAACTGCCTGGAGAAGATCCAGATGGCCAACCCCACGGCCATCCTCGGCGCCATGCTCGCGGGCGTCGACTACGTGCTCATGGGTGCGGGCATCCCCCGCGAGATCCCGCAGCTTCTGCGCTCCCTCGCCGCGGGCGAGCCGGGCAGCATCTCCGCCGACGTCGCCGGCGGCTCGCTGCGCCGCACCATCACCGTCGACCCGGCCGACCTGCTCGGGGACGACCTGCCGCAGGTCGCCAAGCCCGACTTCCTCGCGATCATCTCGGTCGACCAGCTCGCCAACTACCTGCACCGCGACCCCGAGATCCGCCCCGACGGCTTCGTCGTCGAGCGGCCCCCGGCCGGCGGCCACTCGGCCCCGCCGCGCGGCAAGATGCAGCTCGACGACGCGGGGGAGCCGGTCTACGGCGCCCGGGACGAGGCCAACCTGGCCAAGATGGCCGAGATCGGGCTGCCGTTCTGGATGGCCGGGGCCTACTCCACGCCCGACAAGGTCGCCGAGGCGCTCGCCGCCGGCGCCGTCGGGGTGCAGGTCGGCACCCTCTTCGCGCTCTCCCAGGACTCCGGCCTCGCGGACGGCCCCCGCGACCAGCTGCTCGGCCGCCTCCGCAGCGACGAGCTGAGCGTCCGCAACGACCCGCGGGCCAGCCCGACCGGCTTCCCCTTCAAGGTCGCGACGCTGGAGGGCACCGCCAGCCAGGTCGAGGTCTACGAGGCCCGCCCCCGGCTGTGCGACCTGTCCTACCTGCGCCAGCCCTACGAGCGCGAGGACGGCGAGATCGGCTACCGCTGCGCCTCCGAGCCGGTGCACATGTACCTCAAGAAGGGCGGCGACGAGGCCGACACGGTCGGCCGCAAGTGCCTGTGCAACGGGCTCATGGCCAACATCGGTCTCGGTCAGGAGCGCAAGGACGGGTATGCCGAGGACACCCTCGTCACCCTCGGCCAGGACCTGGCCGGTGCCAGCGCGCTCATCGAGCGGCACCCCGAGGGCTGGACCGCGGTCGAGGCGCTGGACTACCTGCAGGAGCAGGTGCCCGCCGAGCTGGGGCTGCGGCACACCGCCTGA